The genome window gccggatgtcgatgtcagagctgactcGACATTCGTCCAGGCTCGATGTTTGGGaaaagtgccgaatgtcgatgtcagagctgactcgacattcgccccagctcgatattcgggctTTTaagccgaatgtcgatgtcagagctggctcgacattcgctccagctcgatattcgggctttaagccgaatgtcgatgtcagagctggctcgacattcgtcccagctcgatattcgaatgtcTTATGTTTATATACGTCTATATATCTGGAATGTATTTTCTTAGAATCAAACGACTGAATCAAAACCATGGCCAATGTAATATAAAGCAACAATATTGTAATCGAATAAAGATTTTCTAATGTAAGCAAATAATTCATTCATCTTTAGGCTTGTACAAAATAATACAGGTATCATAATTACTGTAGCTATATGTATGCACTTTCTGGAATTTTGTCAAAGCAGAGGTTCGTTCGCAACAGAAGCAGTTTCACATTCAATTTTGTTGGTGACGTCAATGACACAGACATTGTCAAGAGCAATTTTCCTTCTTGTGTATACATTCGGCAGAAGCGGGGTTTAATGCAGTTAATTAAGAAAAgcattgagataaaaaaaaacaatttgcatCTAACGTTATCTgatgtgtttaaaatgttttaataatttcaattttgtatgtatttacatTACCGTAGAATGCAGCGTTATCAATTAATCTTTATCCCGCGCGACGGAAAAATAACCGATCTGACATTAAAATGGCAAACTGGATGCCATTCAGAAAGTATTTTAATTGCGCAGAATAAATTTGGCGGCTTTAAAGCAATGAAATGCcgtataatatacaaaatattataccAGTACGTGTATGTTCTTTTCAGGTCAGCCAACGGTGATCAACACGTCTATCGCGACTGCTTTGAGCGCCATTACTCCGAGGACTGGATTCCAAAGGGATGTCAGATGGACGAAATAAGAGGCGGTGAGATCTGCCGTTGTACCGGAAGTCTATGCAACGAAAGCAGGCGGATTCGCGCAGACGCCATACTTGGATTCATGGTCCCATTAAGTGTCGCCATGCTTACATTTTTACAGGTGTAAGTGGAAGTTGACACTGCGGTTTCCTCATTAAGAGATATTATTTCTCTTAGAAATCGATGACCCGGTCATCTTTCGTGCAAACAAGGCCATACGCCCTTCTCACTCTCAAGTGTTTTTCAGCCGTTCGACTTCCATCGTTATCATCCACAGATATTCTTAAATTGCATGCGCCATTTTCCGGTGAaagataaaacataattaaatcgcATAATACCGTTTGATGGGgatgaaatataataatatacagaAATAATGAGTTACTGACGATCAGGTTAATAATTGTTTGGCAAACTTGCAAGTTATTTTTAATTGTGCGTATATGTATGCAAGACTAATGTTCGGTACTTACCTATTTCGCCTTGCACACGTTTCTTACGAAGATCGTATTGCTGTAGCTCATGTTTTGTCAGAAAAACAAAAACTTCACAGAGTTATCACGGCTgtcaagaaaaaaaacacatcgaAGATGCGCAATGCGCCGATTAAGTTGTAATAAACGTTTTGTTAATGCGATTATAGTGCCAATGCTATTGCCTACATGCATATTTGAGCTTACTTCATTAATATAGAAGCAACGTTTTCCCTGTGTAGTCTATTTTCAATTTGTAAATTATTTGCTGTATTTTACCATGTTGTATACATTCacatattgttaatatttttacaCTGTTTGCTCAACTAAGAAATAAACACCGTAATAAGTTTTTATGAACATTCcatgtttattttaatgcaaaaaaacattgtctttgtgaaatttaCATTTTCAGAAATTTGTTCTTATCTCCACATTGTGTGATCATACAGTCGCCCCTCTGTCCGTACGTTCCTCgttcaaatttaaattttaacTTCCATTCAGTTTGTTTGATTTCTAAAATTCTATTCGTTAGTTGTTCAGTCTCTCCGCCCGCGTCTGCCCGTCACTTCGTTTCTTAACCAAATctcagaaattattatttttttttgaaatcagCAAAACTACAGACATCATCATTTCATGCGTTAATATTCACGTCCTTCCGTTTTGATGGTTAAATTCGAGTGCGTTGGTGTCATCTTATTGCATATAAGACATTAACCAGGATGATCATAACAGAgataaattgaaacaacaaatagctttaataaagatatacggcgttgattgtggttgtagTTGGTGAACGgtaaagagttcaaaaatgagatcaaagatagtgaatgtctttttctgtgaagttcttagctgcatcacacgcagtacgagatgttacgcggagttttcgcggcttattttacattattacatattgctggtcataaacatatagatacaaaaccaaaagaagaatggaagtgaaatttaaacatatgagtcaaccggccacacgcgaagtatccgtacatatttttaatatttataggcgcgttcttcgaacaaacctgttttaatgGTATGTCGAGCATacctatttgattcgattattaacagtctCGAGAATTATCGAGTTCaagcttaatacattagtcactatggtggaataattcttgttaaattaatcaagaatacaatttatcatggtattgttgaatctattattgacataccataattatatcactgaatatcttcatttaacatatttctggtcttaagaaaattccaggtcacctagttcacggagagcgtctatattatataacgattattttactggccgcgaactcaggtcagcacataaggtagtcgtgaagacgcagcgatgacctgtaaataaactctgacatttacacacactggccgcgaactgaccctgatacctcgcgggtgaggccacgcttccactgctctttatacttttacatgttaacatgttgacaggaatacggaagtaagtactaaatatgagaacatagcctttaagtacaaaagcCCTGGCGCTTgtaatcctctgaaaataaaaggtgcacgcacaaactgtattgatgtcgataatttagtgtaaaactgttctatttattaagccttttcattagagataaaattgtttcatgcagtaaaacagtgttacaaagacgcggatatgtttccaatgttctagtggtatactcaaatcagccaattgaataaatgaagtgtttttattcgtgtctagccgcgggaaattttatttgaattttattggacacttacacaggTCATGTAAAGTCAAaaaatgacgttaaacagctatgccgaaaaaactGATTCAAACGGAAAATCATATTTCTACGTGCAATATCGTTTTAAAGTCACGGTAGACAAAGTTCAGTTGCAGCAGTTAATGTGATCTTTTCGAGCAGAATAACAACTCTATCTCTTTTTCCATTATAGAATATAATTATAGGCTAAGACAATATATGTGCCAAACTCCTCCTGTTTGATAGATTTCACAGCTGCAAAACCTTCAAATGTATGCGATCGTTAAGGAAGAATAGTTGGCTGCTACAATAGAGGCAGTTATATACACAATATCGTTACACACAATGTCTTATATTTATTGGATTCAAAATAACGGCAGATCGGTCTTAACAAGAATTAAATATGTATCAAGCTGACATTTTGTCTGTGTCTAAAAATGTGTACTTATGACTATTTGACACTTCGATTTAATTTTCAACTATGGTAATTCAATATGAAATAATATAGATATTATGTAGCCTTTTACTTCAAGTAAGGTTTATAAGGACTTTTATTTGATAAATCATATCAATTCGAAGTGCACATctggttttattattatattttgaatcttaaatgaaaatatattcaCATAGTAATACATAGCGTGTACACCCAGCAACCATCAGCGTCGCTCAAACGTGTTAAAGCGACCAGTACATTAGTAGTATGTGTTCAGACTGAATGCAAATCAGTACATTGTAGAAATGCGATATTTTATCAAATGAGGTTTAGCACACGgtgaaagtaaaatataaaatgtatttattgaattACTAATTTAAAGAAACACGAACGGCAGAATTTATGCTTGCATACGTCGTTTTAGCTTTAAATAATTACATACGAGTTACACAGTACCGGGTTAGCACCGTGGAGGGCCATAGGCAGCGAAACTTTTGGGGCCCACGCAACCGGCCACTTGTCGATTACGAATTAAAGAAAATAATCACTTCACTTTAGTCTGTATATTAACGTATTCAACTatccaaaatgaaatgatatgaaaaatatatttcgCCATGGTCTCATGGGGCCCCTTAAGGTCGCGGGGCTGGATTGATACATACGGTAGCCTTAGTTTAGTTAAGCTATTATTTTACATAGTTATTGACTTAACACGGTAGCCACTGTTCGGTTAGATTGTTATGACCACTAGATATGTGCCGTCAGGGACGTCACATATGTGAGAGCAACAAAAGGACAACGCAAACACTACATTCGGATATTGttcattaacatttattttctcTGTACGCCTAtataaaaaacacttttatttcattttaaatgaattttgtttACATCTAATTGTACAACAGTTTCATACGAAATAAACACAGCTGACAACACGAGCGCAATGACGTACAAATAAATACATCTATAACATTCATTCACCATTTCGGAAATACTCAGCAAAGGTCTATTTTATCCCAtaatcagacgtgcattgtcgaaataaaccactgtggaataaatttttctctatttcggcagtgctgaaatatagctgtcacgcgcggcggagaatggtcatattactcggaatcaactataaagtaataattttaagtaaaatcgattcagattcaacaaaacaaacaatttgataccaaaatgtaatatatttttaacacataatgcaactcaaaaagcaaaaaaaaacaacattatttacaaatattaagtgcgcgtactcgtggcgtcattattaacacgtcatacgacacaatgcatgttctttcacgctaaagctgcagttgtttagtgtgttttttttcattatttcttaaaaatcggggacgtagaggtatgataaacagaaaaacaggttagttactgatctttttgtaatgtattaggctcgggacgattaaaataatgaaacaatgtttgcttaaaataactttgggattttccgtgtagttcgattttcctattctaattttaaagaaataatttacgactaaggaAATTGATGGGAttaatcgaatactaggtcggtgccgcaTAAAGCAGTTTATTTTGCTCGgtacgaaaatctgaaccactcgccaaggctcgtggttcagattttctaagcctcgcaaaataaactttgctttattcggcaccgacctatagtattctctatgtgcattgcggacatttaaaacaatactttagTGTAATAAATTTGTGTCGCGtgtatttatgtaaaattaaatatttcacgTCAACATTTACTGATGTAAGAAGATAACCAAACGCCGCCATAAAGAGAATAAATCTTGAAGcaacacaatacatgtataataatgatctATGGTAATTATATACAGTGCTTAAGACATATATTGATGCACATAAATAATCGTTTCCATTTTAAACATTACATCAGATATTTCGTTACAAGACAACATAAACTGGACGAATATGAAGGTACCCCGGTATTCGCGTTTCTATTAGTTCGTGCATTGTAAACACATAGTGTCTTATCTACACTGAGAACTGCTAATCCTGTTGATGAATGTTGGACCTCAATAGAACTGTCTTTGGCTAACTATTTAGTGTAAATAATGACTCAAACTGCATGTTTATAAATCCGTTTTACGAATGTATCTCTTTTGTtacttatgttttataataattatattataatgcaTACCTTGAATCGGCGTTTTCTGATTGTTATTCACATTATCCATAGGgccaacataaaaaaatatattggtttgCGATTGCCAACCAATACAAGTATGAAATATGAAATAGtccatatttaaaatatttgtcctGAACATGAAATTATGATTGCAAACAAAAGAGATAATTTCCATACCTACATATCCAATTCAAATAACTCTGGATATGCAATCgcaaaacaaacatttgtaaagCTTGGTCTACGCGTATATGTATGATACGCTCGCTacatttaacatataaataagataacCTATTAAGTTTCTATGGATATTGCTTCGTATACAGTCCTTTTCTTTCAGACAAACTAACGTAACTTTTCTAAATAACTATTTACCACCTACAGAAACATTTGTCAACCTAAACACAAACTGCAACAAGGAAAGTAACGCCACTGAGACTAAAACTCGATGTGGTTGCACGAGTTGTCCCCCATTGCATCCGTCAGTAGTGCAGTAGCAGACGTGAGATGAAAACATTTTCTCGCATTTTTCCGGAGCGTATCCTTCTTTCCCGGGTGATGTCCAACACGACCTCGTTACCACCACGCCATCTACAGGGAAAATAAAGAAATGTTAAACCTTAAATGAacttgtcatcatcatcatcatcatcctcaacaACAACAAGAACTTCAGCATCATCCTCATCATGATAATAATCATCCAGCTATCTATATTCAGCAACAGCGTCATTATCGGCATTATCATCATCTACACCATAAACAATCCGCAACAAATAAATATTCGAACAACTACGAAAGAACGCGAGATgtcttcgggcagcgtcggacgCACGACGCATTTCCCATGAATACGTCGTTCTTACGACGCTGCCAGaagccagtctcgcgttcgctcgtaaatgatCGGATATCgtcgcacaaaaaataaaaacgaccATTTTGTATGTCGTTAAATCTATGGTAACATGCCACATCCAACGTTGACATTtaggctattgctataaagaacaccgATTGTATATGAGTtcactttattttaagaaatattcgttgattttgagtatttatgtgactTTAAGAAAActaattaaacattaataaaatgtcaataaatatATTGTCTTGTTTATATAACAAAGTTTCATTTCCGTAAGAAAAAACGAAAAACGAAGTGGTCAAAATCAGCTTCAAAATAACAAgtataaaacatttttgttaaaccaAGGAAAAAAGGAACGTCACAGACATTAGTTCAATATGAATTCTACATTTGAAAATAAAGAAGTTCAGAATGAAGTAATTCACTGTCATGAAGTTGTCGCCAATATACTGAGAGTGTCAATCATCGCCACAGAGTCAGTCACAATAAATGGGAATTTACTGTACTTATTTTAGTAAATGTAACATTATATTTGTCAATCATTGGAGATATTCATGTTAAAGACCATTTAATCTCAATGAGAAgttaaacattttaaagcgtCGCGAAAATGTATGACAATAGCACAACAACACTAACTTGCGATTGCATTATCGCACGTCCAAACATAATCTGCGTTCGTTACAGTAACAGtcttcaattttaattttaaggcAAGCACATTTAACAATTATGTCGTCATAATCCCTACCAGTCGTTATCCCCTGTAGGCTGTCTCTGTATTCGAGCTTCCGGCAGGCAGTCGCTTCCGGCTCGCATGTGACATTATACTTGTCTGATGCGGTATAAGAAGTACCGCACGCCTTGTCCTTGAGATTCATGCATTCGTAGCATTGCAGCGCTTGCCCTGAAACAGAAGATTACCGGCTAAGACTTACAGTAAAAACATGGGGGACATTTGCATCACCATCGTCCTTGAGATACAACAAGGGAAACGGTTTGCGATTGATCTTGAGATTCGTGCACGTGTTCTCCCGAACGCTCGATTATCTGATGTGAATAATATTAAAACGGAAGAGACAAAAAAGCTTATTGTCTTGAGGTTCCGCGCTTCCCTTCAAATGGAGATAATTTAGTTATGCTTCGCGTACAAACAAGGGAGACAATTTAGAAGTGGTGCGACCATCAATTTGTAACCATACTTTCCAATCGTCGGTTGACCGTTACCAGTCAAACCTGTGTATCGTGGTTAGttgtttaacccattaatgcctagcgtctagaaaaaaggcattggcaaacagcgtagaccctgatgagacgccgcgtctcatctgggtatgcgcagtttgcttaaaggaatttctgtaagaaatattctaaatatagaaataaattactAGACATCCTAattctggaaataaattgatccaatttagaaggatggaagagtccactaggcataaatgggttaataaacggATGGTCGTCTGTTCGTTTTTGTCCATTGGCTTTGTGTGCATAATTTGGTCAGAAAGACGACCATATGCCATGATATGTACCGAGGTTTTATTGATTGACAAAGTGACTACTAGTATCTAACTGACTGTTTCTTGATTTCGTCCCATGGTCGGTGACGGTACTGACATATAGAATGCATACTGTAACCATTGTCCATCTAGATGATTTAGATCTGCGCTTGTCAT of Dreissena polymorpha isolate Duluth1 chromosome 15, UMN_Dpol_1.0, whole genome shotgun sequence contains these proteins:
- the LOC127860730 gene encoding uncharacterized protein LOC127860730, encoding MSLWTHLSGLMVFFICVLQLGQALQCYECMNLKDKACGTSYTASDKYNVTCEPEATACRKLEYRDSLQGITTDGVVVTRSCWTSPGKEGYAPEKCEKMFSSHVCYCTTDGCNGGQLVQPHRVLVSVALLSLLQFVFRLTNVSVGGK